In the genome of Pelecanus crispus isolate bPelCri1 chromosome 17, bPelCri1.pri, whole genome shotgun sequence, one region contains:
- the STRIP1 gene encoding striatin-interacting protein 1 translates to MEPGGGGGGGGAGPLPGNNKARGGAAPPGKARDLGRPPRKDSEGYSESPDLEFEYADTDKWAAELSELYSYTEGPEFLLNRKCFEEDFRIHVRDKKWTELDKNQHRTHAMRLLDGLEVTAREKRLRVARAILYVAQGTFGECGSEAEVQAWMRYNIFLLLEVGTFNALVELLNMEIDNSAACSSAVRKPAISLADSTDLRVLLNIMYLIVETVRQEAEGDKPEWKSMRQTFRAELGAPLYNNEPFSVMLFGMVTKFCSGHAPHFPMKKVLLLLWKTVLCTLGGFEELQSMKAEKREILGLPPLPEDSIKVIRNMRAASPPASASDLIEQQQKRGRREHKALIKQDNLDAFNERDPYKADDSREEEEENDDDNSLEGETFPLERDEVMPPPTQHPPSDRITCPKGLPWAPKVREKDIEMFLESSRSKFIGYTLGSDTNTVVGLPRPIHESIRTLKLHKYTSIAEVQVHMEDEYLRSPLSGGEEEVEQVPAEILYQGLLPSLPQYMIALLKILLAAAPTSKAKTDSINILADVLPEEMPTTVLQSMKLGVDVNRHKEIIVKAISAVLLLLLKHFKLNHIYQFEYMAQHLVFANCIPLILKFFNQNIMSYITAKNSISVLDYPYCVVHELPELTAESLEAGDNNQFCWRNLFSCINLLRILNKLTKWKHSRTMMLVVFKSAPILKRALKVKQAMMQLYVLKLLKVQTKYLGRQWRKSNMKTMSAIYQKVRHRLNDDWAYGNDLDARPWDFQAEECALRASIERFNSRRYDRAHSNPDFLPVDNCLQSVLGQRVDLPEDFQVNYDLWLEREVFSRPISWEELLQ, encoded by the exons AtggagccgggcggcggcggcggcggcgggggcgcggggccgctcCCGGGTAACAACAaggcccgcggcggggctgcgccgcCCGGCAAGGCCCGCGACCTGGGCCGCCCGCCGCGCAAGGACTCCGAG gGCTATTCCGAGTCCCCAGACCTGGAGTTTGAATATGCAGATACGGACAAATGGGCTGCAGAGCTCTCTG AGCTGTACAGCTACACAGAAGGCCCAGAGTTCCTGCTCAACCGCAAGTGCTTCGAGGAGGACTTCAGGATCCACG TGCGGGACAAGAAATGGACCGAGCTGGACAAGAACCAGCACCGCACTCACGCCATGCGGCTCCTCGATGGGCTGGAGGTCACCGCGcgggagaagaggctgagggttgCCCGAGCCATCCTTTACGTTGCCCAAG GCACGTTTGGGGAGTGTGGCTCCGAGGCCGAGGTGCAGGCTTGGATGAGGTATAACATCTTCCTCCTGCTGGAAGTGGGGACGTTCAACGCTTTGGTGGAGCTGCTGAACATGGAGATTGA tAACAGCGCGGCTTGCAGCAGTGCCGTGAGGAAGCCGGCCATCTCTCTGGCTGACAGCACGGACCTGAG ggTGCTGCTGAACATCATGTACCTGATCGTGGAGACGGTTCGGCAGGAGGCCGAGGGGGACAAGCCCGAGTGGAAGAGCATGAGACAGACCTTCCGAGCAGAGCTGG GAGCCCCCCTGTACAACAACGAGCCCTTCTCTGTCATGCTCTTTGGGATGGTGACCAAATTCTGCAGCGGCCACGCTCCGCACTTCCCCATGAAGAAGGTGCTGCTCTTGCTCTGGAAAACCGTGCTG TGCACCCTGGGGGGCTTTGAGGAGCTCCAGAGCATGAAGGCAGAGAAGCGGGAGATCCTGGGCCTCCCGCCACTCCCGGAGGACAGCATTAAAGTGATCCGCAACATGCGAGCTGCTTCCCCACCCGCGTCCGCCTCCGATCTGattgagcagcagcagaagcgaGGCCGGCGGGAGCACAAG GCCCTGATTAAGCAGGATAACCTTGATGCCTTTAACGAGCGGGACCCTTACAAAGCTGATGATTCccgtgaggaagaggaggaaaatgatgATGACAACAGCCTGGAGGGAGAGACCTTCCCCCTCGAACGGGACGAAGTGATGCCTCCCCCCACTCAGCATCCCCCCAGTGACCGCATCACCTGCCCCAAGGGGCTGCCCTGGGCCCCCAAGGTCCG AGAGAAGGACATTGAGATGTTCCTGGAGTCCAGCCGCAGCAAGTTCATTGGCTATACTCTGGGCAG TGACACCAACACCGTGGTGGGCTTGCCCAGGCCCATCCACGAGAGCATCCGAACCCTGAAGCTG CACAAGTACACGTCGATCGCTGAGGTGCAAGTGCACATGGAGGACGAGTACCTGCGCTCTCCGCTCTCTGGG GGGGAAGAAGAAGTGGAGCAAGTCCCTGCGGAGATCCTGTACCAGGGCCTGCTGCCCAGCCTGCCGCAGTACATG ATTGCTCTGCTGAAGATCCTCCTTGCTGCAGCCCCCACCTCCAAAGCCAAGACGGACTCCATCAACATCCTGGCAGACGTCTTGCCGGAGGAGATGCC GACCACAGTGCTGCAGAGCATGAAGCTGGGAGTGGATGTCAATCGGCACAAGGAGATCATCGTCAAAGccatttctgctgtgctgctcctcctgctcaaGCACTTCAAGCTGAATCACATCTACCAG TTTGAGTACATGGCCCAGCATCTGGTCTTCGCCAACTGCATCCCGCTCATCCTGAAGTTCTTCAACCAGAACATCATGTCCTACATCACTGCCAAGAACAG caTTTCCGTCCTGGACTACCCCTACTGCGTGGTGCACGAGCTGCCCGAGCTGACGGCAGAGAGCCTG GAAGCCGGAGACAACAACCAGTTTTGCTGGAGGAACCTCTTCTCCTGCATAAACCTCCTGCGCATCCTGAACAAGCTGACCAAGTGGAAGCATTCCCGCACCATG ATGCTGGTGGTGTTTAAGTCAGCACCCATCCTGAAGCGGGCGCTGAAGGTGAAGCAGGCCATGATGCAGCTCTATGTGCTGAAGCTGCTCAAGGTACAGACCAAGTACCTGGGCCGGCAGTGGAGGAAGAGCAACATGAAGACCATGTCGGCCATCTACCAGAAAGTGCGGCACCGTCTGAACGACGACTGGGCTTACGGCAACG ACCTGGATGCTCGGCCCTGGGACTTCCAGGCGGAGGAGTGCGCCCTACGCGCCAGCATCGAGCGCTTCAACTCGCGTCGCTACGACCGGGCGCACAGCAACCCCGATTTTCTGCCCGTGGACAACTGCCTGCAGAGCGTGCTGGGCCAGCGCGTGGACCTGCCCGAGGATTTCCAGGTCAACTACGACCTGTGGCTGGAGCGGGAGGTCTTCTCCCGACCCATCTCCtgggaggagctgctgcagtga
- the AHCYL1 gene encoding S-adenosylhomocysteine hydrolase-like protein 1, with protein sequence MSVPEPAGGEEVKQAKEVEDAEKYSFMATVTKAPKKQIQFADDMQEFTKFPTKTGRRSLSRSISQSSTDSYSSAASYTDSSDDEVSPREKQQTNSKGSSNFCVKNIKQAEFGRREIEIAEQDMSALISLRKRAQGEKPLAGAKIVGCTHITAQTAVLIETLCALGAQCRWSACNIYSTQNEVAAALAEAGVAVFAWKGESEDDFWWCIDRCVNVDGWQANMILDDGGDLTHWVYKKYPNVFKKIRGIVEESVTGVHRLYQLSKAGKLCVPAMNVNDSVTKQKFDNLYCCRESILDGLKRTTDVMFGGKQVVVCGYGEVGKGCCAALKALGAIVYVTEIDPICALQACMDGFRVVKLSEVIRQVDVVITCTGNKNVVTREHLDRMKNSCIVCNMGHSNTEIDVTSLRTPELTWERVRSQVDHVIWPDGKRVVLLAEGRLLNLSCSTVPTFVLSITATTQALALIELYNAPEGRYKQDVYLLPKKMDEYVASLHLPSFDAHLTELTDDQAKYLGLNKNGPFKPNYYRY encoded by the exons ATGTCGGTGCCGGAGCCCGCCGGCGGCGAGGAGGTGAAGCAGGCCAAGGAGGTGGAGGACGCCGAGAAGTATTCCTTCATGGCCACCGTCACCAAGGCCCCCAAGAAG CAAAtccagtttgcagatgacatgcAGGAGTTCACCAAGTTCCCGACAAAGACGGGCCGTCGGTCCTTGTCCCGCTCCATCTCCCAGTCTTCCACTGACAGCTACAGCTCTG CTGCCTCCTACACGGACAGCTCTGATGATGAGGTGTCCCCCCGAGAGAAACAACAAACCAActccaaaggcagcagcaattTCTGTGTGAAGAACATCAAGCAGGCAGAGTTTGGGCGCCGGGAGATCGAGATTGCTGAACAAG ACATGTCTGCTCTGATTTCGCTCAGGAAACGAGCTCAAGGGGAGAAGCCTTTGGCTGGAGCTAAAATCGTGGGCTGTACCCACATTACAGCGCAGACTGCG GTGCTGATCGAGACGCTGTGCGCACTGGGAGCGCAGTGCCGCTGGTCTGCCTGTAACATCTACTCCACTCAGAATGAAGTGGCGGCTGCCTTGGCAGAAGCTG GTGTTGCCGTATTTGCCTGGAAGGGGGAGTCGGAGGATGACTTCTGGTGGTGCATTGACCGCTGTGTTAATGTAGATGGCTGGCAGGCCAACATG ATCCTGGATGATGGTGGGGACCTGACCCATTGGGTTTATAAGAAATACCCCAACGTATTCAAGAAGATCCGAGGGATTGTGGAGGAGAGTGTGACTGGTGTGCACAG GCTGTACCAGCTCTCCAAGGCCGGGAAGCTGTGTGTCCCAGCCATGAACGTGAACGACTCTGTCACCAAACAGAAATTCGATAATCTATATTGCTGCCGGGAATCCATCCTGGACGG CCTGAAGAGGACCACGGATGTGATGTTTGGAGGGAAGCAAGTGGTGGTTTGTGGTTATGGGGAG GTCGGCAAGGGATGCTGCGCCGCTCTGAAAGCCCTGGGAGCCATAGTCTACGTCACGGAGATCGACCCCATCTGCGCTCTCCAAGCTTG CATGGACGGATTTCGGGTGGTGAAGCTGAGTGAAGTAATCCGTCAGGTGGATGTCGTCATCACCTGCACAG GAAACAAGAACGTCGTGACCAGAGAACACCTGGATCGGATGAAGAACAGCTGCATTGTGTGCAACATGGGCCATTCCAACACCGAGATCGATGTG acCAGCCTCCGGACCCCGGAGCTGACCTGGGAGCGGGTTCGCTCCCAAGTGGACCACGTCATCTGGCCGGATGGGAAGCGGGTGGTGTTGCTGGCTGAG GGCCGTCTTCTCAACCTGAGCTGCTCCACGGTTCCCACCTTCGTTCTCTCCATCACAGCCACCACTCAG GCTCTGGCTCTGATTGAGCTCTACAACGCTCCCGAGGGCCGTTACAAACAGGATGTGTACCTGCTGCCGAAGAAGATGG aCGAGTACGTCGCCAGCTTGCATCTGCCTTCGTTCGATGCCCACCTGACAGAACTGACGGACGATCAGGCAAAATACCTGGGACTCAACAAAAACGGGCCTTTCAAACCCAATTACTACAG ATACTGA